CTCGGCACCGCGCTTGGCGTCCCTGGCCAGCAGCCAGAGCTGCTCCCCGCGTTCGGCCAGCCGCTCGGCGACCACCGCGCCGATGCCGGAACCCGCTCCGGTGATCAGGTGAGCACCCATCAGTTCTTCTCCTCCAACAGGGCCAGCGCCTCGGCCGGTTCGGCCGCGAAGCTGATCAGCTCGGCCAGCGGCCGGGGCAGGAAGCCCTCGGCGTCCATCCGCTCCAACTGGGTGCGCAACCCGCCGTAGAAGCCCTCGGTGTCGAGCACCACCACCGGCTTCTCGTGCATCGCGTGCTTCTTCAGCTCCAGCACCTCGGTGATCTCGTCCAGCGTCCCGAGCCCGCCGACCAGCACCACCAGGGCATCCGCCCGGGCCAGCAACTGCGCCTTCCGCTCGGCCAGGTCACGCGCCATCACCAGCTCGTCGGCGCCCTCGTACGTCTTGTGCGCCAGGAACTCCACCGAGATCCCGACCAGCCGCCCACCGGCCTCCTTGACCCCGTCGGCCAGCAGCCCCATCAGCCCGGCGTGCGAACCACCCCAGACCAGGGTGTGCCCACCGGCCCCGAGCAGGCGGGCGAACTCGGCGGCGGGGGCGGTGTACTTCTCGTCCAGCGAGTACGCGGAACAGAAAACAGTGATGTTCATAGTGCCCCCAGGTCTACCAGGTGCACTGCCCGCCGCCCACCTGGTTAGGAGACAGCCCTCAGGCGCTGACCCGGCGCCGCTCGGTGGTCGCGATGGTGGCCGAGCCGACCACCCGGGTGCCGTCGTAGAGCACGACGGCCTGGCCGGGGGCGATGCCCCGGGCGGGGGTGGCCAGTTGGACGTGGAGCTCGTCGTCGGTCAGCGTGGCGGTGACCGGGACCTCGTCGCCGTGGGCGCGGAGCTGGGCGGTGTAGGAGCCCTGGCCGGCCGGGGCCTCGCCGCACCAGCGGGGGCGGATCGCGGTCAGGCCGAGCACGTCGAGCCCCTCGGCGGGGCCGACCGTGACGGTGTTGTTCACCGGTGAGATGTCGAGCACGTAGCGGGGCTTGCCGTCGGCGGCCGGGGTGCCGATCCGCAGGCCCTTGCGCTGGCCGATGGTGAAGCCGTACGCCCCGTCGTGCTCGCCGAGCTTGCTGCCGTCGGCGTCCACGATGTCGCCGGTGGCGGTGCCGAGGTGCTTGGCCAGGAAGCCCTGGGTGTCGCCGTCCGCGATGAAGCAGATGTCGTGGCTGTCCGGCTTCTTGGCGACGGCCAGGCCGCGCTGCTCGGCCTCCACCCGGATCAGGTCCTTGGTGGTGTCGCCGAGCGGGAAGAGCGAGTGCGCGAGCTGGTCGGCGTCGAGCACCCCGAGCACGTACGACTGGTCCTTGGCCATGTCCACGGCGCGGTGCAACTGCCGCTCCCCGGACGGGAGATCGACGATCCGGGCGTAGTGCCCGGTGCAGACCGCGTCGAAGCCGAGCGCGATCGCCTTGTCCAGCAGCGCGGCGAACTTGATCTTCTCGTTGCAGCGCAGGCAGGGGTTCGGGGTCCGGCCGGCCGCGTACTCGGCGACGAAGTCGTCGATCACGTCCTCGCGGAACCGCTCGGCCAGGTCCCAGACGTAGAACGGGATGCCGATCACGTCGGCGGCCCGGCGGGCGTCCCGGGAGTCCTCGATGGTGCAGCAGCCCCGGGCGCCGGTCCGGAAGGACTGCGGGTTCGAGGACAGCGCCAGGTGCACGCCCGTCACCTCGTGCCCGGCCGCCACCGCCCGCGCGGCGGCCACGGCCGAGTCGACGCCGCCGGACATCGCCGCGAGCACGCGGAGCCGGCCATTGCCAGGGGACACGGGAGCACCGGGGAAATCAGTCATGATGCGGACAAGCCTACGTCGTCAACGACGCGCTGCGGCGGCGAGTCCGGCGTTCCGGGCCCTCAGCACGGCCGGGCCGATCGCGGCGGCCAGCGCGGCCACGTCGTCCCGGGTCGAGGTATGGCCCAGCGAGAACCGGAGCGAGGCCCGGGCCAGCAGCGGGTCGGCGCCCATCGCGAGCAGGACGTGGCTGGGCTGCGGGACGCCGGCCGAGCAGGCCGAGCCGGTGGAGCACTCGATGCCCTGGGCGTCCAGCAGCATCAGCAGCGCGTCGCCCTCGCAGCCGGGGAAGGAGAAGTGCGCGTTGGCGGGCAGCCGCCCGGCGGCCGTCGGATCGCCGTTCAGCACGGCGTCGGGCACCGCCCGGAGCACCTCGGCGACCAGCTCGTCCCGGAGCGCGGCGACCACCGCGGCGTGCTCGGCCCGGCGCTGCACCGCGAGCTCGGCGGCGGCGGCGAACCCGGCGGCGGCGGGCACGTCCAGCGTCCCGGACCGTACGTCGCGCTCCTGGCCGCCGCCGTGCAGCAGCGGCACCGGCGTGACGCCCCGGCCGAGCAGCAGCGCGCCGACCCCGTACGGGCCGCCGACCTTGTGCCCGGTGACGGTCAGCGCGTCCAGCCCGGAATCGGCGAACGAGACCGGCACCTGGCCCAGCGCCTGCACCGCGTCGGCGTGCATCGGGATGCCGAACTCCCGTGCCACCGCGACGAGTTCGTGGATCGGCTGCAGGGTGCCGACCTCGTTGTTGGCCCACATCACGGTGACCAGGGCGACCGAGGACGGGTCCCGCTCGATCGCCTCCCGGAGCGCCTCGGGGTGCACCCGGCCGTAGCCGTCCACCGGCAGGTACTCGACCTGGGCGCCCTCGTGCTCGGAGAGCCAGTGCACCGCGTCCAGCACCGCGTGGTGCTCGACCGGGCTGCACAGCACCCGGCGGCGGGCCGGGTCGGCGTCCCGGCGGGCCCAGTACAGGCCCTTCACCGCGAGGTTGTCGGACTCGGTGCCGCCACCGGTCAGCACGATCTCGCTGGGCCGCGCGCCGAGCGACTGCGCCAGCGACTCGCGGGACTCCTCGACCACCCGGCGGGCCCGGCGGCCGGCCGCGTGCAGGGAGGAGGCATTGCCGACCACCCCGAGGTGCGCGCTCATGGCGGCGATCGCCTCGGGCAGCATCGGGGTGGTGGCCGCGTGGTCGAGATAAGGCATAGCGGCACAAGTGTAGGGGCCCGGCCGGTCACGATTTGGCCATTGCACCCTGTGCAACGCGCAGTTAGCCTCCTGGCTCAACTCATCCGGTAAGGGGGCGCGGCGGAATGTCGCAGACGGTGGACCGGGCGCTGACCATTCTGGCCTCGCTCGGCGACGGGCCCGCGTCCCTGGAACAGGCCGCCGCCCGGATCGGCGTGCACAAGTCCACCGCCCTCCGGCTGCTCCGCACGCTGCAGGAACACGGCCTGGTGGACCGCCAGCCGGACCAGCGCTACCGGCTCGGCGGCCGGCTGTTCTCACTGGCCCAGCAGGCCCTGGCGGGGATCGACGTCCGCCAGGTCGCCGCCCCGTTCCTGGCCTCGCTGAACGACCGGTACGGGCACACCGTGCAACTCGCGGTGCTGGACGCTGGCGAGGTGCTCTACCTCGACAAGGTGCAGAGCCGCTACCCCGACCGGCCCGGCACCTGGTCCGACCCGGCCGCCCGGATCGGACAGCGCGTCCCCGCGGTCGCCACCGCGGTCGGCAAGGTGCTGCTGGCGGATCTGCCGGAGGATCAGCTGACGGCCTTTCTGGACGTCCAGGAGTTCCCGGCCAGGACCAGCACCAGCATCCGCACCGCCGAGGAGTTCCGGGTCGAGCTGACCGCCGTACAGCGCCAGGGCTGGGCGGTCGACCAGGCCGAGTACCAGGAGACGGTGAACTGCATCGCCGCCCCGGTGGTCGGCCCCGAGGGCACCACGATCGCCGCCTGCTCGATGTCCGCCCCGGTCGGGGTGGCGCCGATCGCCGAGCTCAGCCGGCTGCTGCCCGAACTGCTCTGCACCGTCGAGGCGATCTCGCTGGCGTACGGCGGCTCGCCTACTCCTCGCTGGTGCGAGAACCGTTGCGGTGCCAAGCACGCGGCGCCCGCCAGCCGTACTTGAGCGCCAGCATCCGCAGCACGAACGCGGTCAGCGCCGAGGCGGTGCCGGACGCGGTGGTGAGCTGCCCGGCGCCGATCAGCACCACCACCATCGCCGAGCCGACCAGCGCGGGCACCGCGTAGATCTCCCGGTCCCAGCGCAGCAGCGCGGGCATCTCGTGCGCCAGCACGTCCCGGATCACCCCGCCGCCGGCCGCGGTCAGCATGCCGAGCGCCATCGAGGACACCGCGCCAAGACCGTAGTCGTGCGCCTTCGCGGTGCCGGTGACGCAGAACAGGCCCAGGCCGAACGCGTCCAGGGTCTGCACGGCGCGGTTGATCCGCTCCACCTCGGGGTGCAGGAAGAACACCACCAGGGCGGCCAGCAGCGGGGTGACGAAGTACCCGAGATTGGTGAACGCCACCACCGGAGTGGCCCCGATCACCAGGTCACGCATCACCCCGCCGCCCAGCGCGGTCGCCTCGGCGAGCACACAGATGCCGAAGATGTCCATGTTCTTGCGGACCGCCAGCAGACCTCCGGACAGGGCGAACACGAAGATGCCGATCAGGTCCAGGGTCTGCTGCACATCGGGGGAGAAAAGCTGCGAAGTCACCGTCAATTCTTACCGCGCCGGTCACCCGTACGAGCACAGCCGCCCCGGTACGAGCCGGTCAGCCCGTCGCGTGGCCTACCGCGACCAGGGCGGCGACCGGCAGCGCGACGGTGCCGTCCGGCTCGGCCCAACGGGCCGTCAGGGCGTCGTACCGCTCCCTGATCCGCCGCACGGTGGCCTCGTCCTGACCCTCGATCAGCGAGGAGGTGAGCACCGTGCCGGTCAGCACCGCCCGCCACCAGCGGTCCGGCGCGACCCGGTGGGTCCAGCCGACCCGGTGCACCTCGACATCGGTCAGGCCCCCGGTGCGCAGCAGCCCGGCGAACCGCTCGGGCGTCGCGTACGGCGCGAACGGCGCGGTGTCCGGGAGTCCGGCCGGGCGGGCCGCACCGGCCTCGGCGACGGCGGCGAAGAAGACGCCCTGGGCCTGGTTGGCCGTCAGCTCGTCCCAGCAGGAGAGCACCACCCGGCCGCCGGGGACCACCACCCGGGCCAGGTCGCGGACCGCCGCCGGCGGATCCGGTACGTGGTTGATCACGAACGCCCCGACCGCGCAGTCGAACTCGTCCGCCCCGAACGGCAGCCCGGGCAGCTCGCCCCGCAGCACCTTCGGCAGCACCCTGCCTGCCTCGGCCACCATCTCCGGCACCGCGTCGGTGGCCACCACCTCGGCACCCAGCCCGCTCGCCGACAACGCCAACCGGCCGGTGCCGCACCCCACTTCGAGCAGCCGGACACCCGGCCGCACCTCCGCCTCGGCCAGCAGCCGCGCGTGCAGCCCGGCCGTCATCGCACCGAAACCGTCGTCGTACGTACCGCTCCGGCGGGCCCATCCCCTGCGCTCGAACTCCGCGAACTCCACCACGTGCTGCCCCTAAGTTGACCGTCACCGGTCGCGCCAAGATCAGCTTGCACCACAAGGGGCTCGGGGCTCTACTGACGTGCGGCTCCGCCGCATGGGCGACGCCGACCTTTTGGCAGGTGCTCAGCCGACTACGGTCAGGGGCTCGGGGAACGGCGACGAGATCTGGCGTGCGGGTCAAAAGGCGAAAGTGCCTGACCATGTACGCACGCGTGACCTTCTCCGAGGTCGGCGTCGCAGTTCCCCGAGCCCCTGGACCATAGATGGTGGAGCCCCTGCCAGAAGGCTAGACGGCGTTCTCCGGGAAGTGGCAGGCCACCTGGTGCCCCGCCTTGGCCGCGGCGAGCGGCGGCTCCTGGCTCGCGCAGATGTCCTGGGCCTTCCAGCAGCGGGTGCGGAACCGGCAGCCGCTGGGCGGGTTGATCGGGGACGGCACGTCGCCGGTGAGCAGGATCCGCTCGCGCTGGTGCCTGCGCCGGGGGTCCGGCGTCGGCACGGCCGACATCAGCGCGGTGGTGTACGGGTGCATCGGCGCCGTGTAGAGCGAGTCCCGGTCGGCGATCTCCACCACCTTGCCGAGGTACATCACCGCGACCCGGTCGGAGACGTGCCGGACCACCGAGAGGTCGTGCGCGATGATCAGGTAGGTCAGGCCGAGCTCGTTC
This genomic interval from Kitasatospora gansuensis contains the following:
- a CDS encoding LOG family protein gives rise to the protein MNITVFCSAYSLDEKYTAPAAEFARLLGAGGHTLVWGGSHAGLMGLLADGVKEAGGRLVGISVEFLAHKTYEGADELVMARDLAERKAQLLARADALVVLVGGLGTLDEITEVLELKKHAMHEKPVVVLDTEGFYGGLRTQLERMDAEGFLPRPLAELISFAAEPAEALALLEEKN
- a CDS encoding IclR family transcriptional regulator gives rise to the protein MSQTVDRALTILASLGDGPASLEQAAARIGVHKSTALRLLRTLQEHGLVDRQPDQRYRLGGRLFSLAQQALAGIDVRQVAAPFLASLNDRYGHTVQLAVLDAGEVLYLDKVQSRYPDRPGTWSDPAARIGQRVPAVATAVGKVLLADLPEDQLTAFLDVQEFPARTSTSIRTAEEFRVELTAVQRQGWAVDQAEYQETVNCIAAPVVGPEGTTIAACSMSAPVGVAPIAELSRLLPELLCTVEAISLAYGGSPTPRWCENRCGAKHAAPASRT
- the mnmA gene encoding tRNA 2-thiouridine(34) synthase MnmA, whose product is MTDFPGAPVSPGNGRLRVLAAMSGGVDSAVAAARAVAAGHEVTGVHLALSSNPQSFRTGARGCCTIEDSRDARRAADVIGIPFYVWDLAERFREDVIDDFVAEYAAGRTPNPCLRCNEKIKFAALLDKAIALGFDAVCTGHYARIVDLPSGERQLHRAVDMAKDQSYVLGVLDADQLAHSLFPLGDTTKDLIRVEAEQRGLAVAKKPDSHDICFIADGDTQGFLAKHLGTATGDIVDADGSKLGEHDGAYGFTIGQRKGLRIGTPAADGKPRYVLDISPVNNTVTVGPAEGLDVLGLTAIRPRWCGEAPAGQGSYTAQLRAHGDEVPVTATLTDDELHVQLATPARGIAPGQAVVLYDGTRVVGSATIATTERRRVSA
- a CDS encoding cysteine desulfurase family protein, coding for MPYLDHAATTPMLPEAIAAMSAHLGVVGNASSLHAAGRRARRVVEESRESLAQSLGARPSEIVLTGGGTESDNLAVKGLYWARRDADPARRRVLCSPVEHHAVLDAVHWLSEHEGAQVEYLPVDGYGRVHPEALREAIERDPSSVALVTVMWANNEVGTLQPIHELVAVAREFGIPMHADAVQALGQVPVSFADSGLDALTVTGHKVGGPYGVGALLLGRGVTPVPLLHGGGQERDVRSGTLDVPAAAGFAAAAELAVQRRAEHAAVVAALRDELVAEVLRAVPDAVLNGDPTAAGRLPANAHFSFPGCEGDALLMLLDAQGIECSTGSACSAGVPQPSHVLLAMGADPLLARASLRFSLGHTSTRDDVAALAAAIGPAVLRARNAGLAAAARR
- a CDS encoding trimeric intracellular cation channel family protein; translation: MTSQLFSPDVQQTLDLIGIFVFALSGGLLAVRKNMDIFGICVLAEATALGGGVMRDLVIGATPVVAFTNLGYFVTPLLAALVVFFLHPEVERINRAVQTLDAFGLGLFCVTGTAKAHDYGLGAVSSMALGMLTAAGGGVIRDVLAHEMPALLRWDREIYAVPALVGSAMVVVLIGAGQLTTASGTASALTAFVLRMLALKYGWRAPRAWHRNGSRTSEE
- a CDS encoding class I SAM-dependent methyltransferase, producing the protein MVEFAEFERRGWARRSGTYDDGFGAMTAGLHARLLAEAEVRPGVRLLEVGCGTGRLALSASGLGAEVVATDAVPEMVAEAGRVLPKVLRGELPGLPFGADEFDCAVGAFVINHVPDPPAAVRDLARVVVPGGRVVLSCWDELTANQAQGVFFAAVAEAGAARPAGLPDTAPFAPYATPERFAGLLRTGGLTDVEVHRVGWTHRVAPDRWWRAVLTGTVLTSSLIEGQDEATVRRIRERYDALTARWAEPDGTVALPVAALVAVGHATG